From one Triticum urartu cultivar G1812 chromosome 3, Tu2.1, whole genome shotgun sequence genomic stretch:
- the LOC125542922 gene encoding transcription factor MYBS3-like, with protein MTRRCSHCSNNGHNARTCPARSGAGGGGGGVRLFGVHLTSPPVAAMKKSASMSCIASSLGGGGSGGSSPAVGPGGGAARGGGEGAPGYVSDDPMHASCSTNGRAERKKGTPWTEEEHRLFLLGLQKLGKGDWRGISRSFVVSRTPTQVASHAQKYFIRQTNFSRRKRRSSLFDMVPEMPMDESPDGAEEFTLCSTQDETSSSNKLSLFHLGRQKEAECDKDLPTLQLRQHEESEYGGPSLEAPDLEMNNGVSFKAASVSTVPAFYPSLLPVPLTLWPANVSNVEAANASHEVLKPTPVNLKEAIKADEVVSMSKLSIGGGTSGSMEPSALSLQLTGPTNTRQSAFHVSPPMTRTDLSQGNNSPIHAV; from the exons ATGACGAGGCGGTGCTCGCACTGCAGCAACAACGGCCACAACGCGCGGACCTGCCCCGCCCGCTccggcgctggcggcggcggaggcggcgtgaGGCTGTTCGGCGTGCACCTCACGTCGCCGCCGGTGGCCGCGATGAAGAAGAGCGCGAGCATGAGCTGCATCGCGTCGtcgctcggcggcggcgggtccGGGGGCTCGTCGCCGGCCGTGGGGCCGGGGGGCGGCGCCGCCAGGGGAGGCGGCGAGGGCGCGCCCGGGTACGTCTCCGACGACCCCATGCACGCCTCCTGCTCGACCAATGGCCGGGCCGAGCGCAAGAAAG GTACACCTTGGACTGAAGAAGAGCATAGGTTGTTTCTACTGGGTCTGCAGAAGCTTGGCAAAGGAGACTGGCGTGGGATATCTCGTAGTTTTGTGGTCTCAAGGACCCCAACTCAGGTGGCCAGCCACGCCCAGAAGTACTTCATTAGACAGACAAACTTCTCAAGACGGAAGAGGAGGTCAAGCTTGTTTGACATGGTCCCGGAAATG CCAATGGATGAGTCCCCCGATGGCGCGGAAGAGTTTACGCTCTGCAGCACTCAAGATGAAACAAGTAGTTCAAATAAACTGTCGCTGTTTCATCTTGGGCGACAGAAGGAAGCAGAGTGTGATAAAGATCTGCCAACTTTGCAACTAAGGCAGCACGAGGAATCTGAATACGGAGGGCCTTCATTGGAAGCACCAGATTTGGAGATGAACAATGGTGTATCGTTCAAGGCCGCATCTGTCTCGACAGTTCCAGCGTTCTACCCTTCATTGCTCCCTGTTCCACTAACACTTTGGCCTGCGAACGTTTCTAATGTGGAAGCAGCAAATGCAAGCCATGAAGTCCTAAAGCCCACTCCTGTGAATTTAAAGGAGGCAATTAAGGCGGATGAGGTTGTCAGTATGTCCAAGCTCAGCATTGGTGGGGGTACCTCTGGCTCAATGGAGCCTTCCGCTCTTTCCCTTCAGCTTACCGGGCCGACAAATACAAGACAATCAGCTTTTCATGTGAGCCCACCAATGACTAGAACTGACCTTAGTCAGGGAAACAACAGCCCAATCCATGCAGTTTGA